In the Verrucomicrobiota bacterium genome, TGGCCCAAGATTGGAAGTCGTCCGTGATTTCCGAAATGGATCGTGGATCGGCGCCGTTCGATGCGTTGAGCCGGCAGATCTGGAAGCTGGCCGAGCTAAGCTTCGAAGAACACCGTAGCGCATCGTTGTTGGCGGATGTCTTGCGCAAGGCTGGCTTCTCGGTTCAAACCCATTTGGGCGATATGCCCACCGCTTTTGTCGCGACCGCCGGTTCCGGGGGACCCGTGGTGGCCTTTCTGGGAGAGTACGACGCCCTGCCGGGGTTGCAACAAGAGGCCGTGGCTCGCAAGCAACCGACCGGCATGCTGGGAGCCGGGCACGGCTGCGGCCACAATCTGCTCGGCACCGCGGCGGCCTGGGCTGCTATCCAAACTTGGTCAAGCCTCCAAAAAGAGGGGAGGCCCGGCACGGTGAAGTTTTTCGGCTGTCCGGCGGAGGAGAACGGCTGCGGGAAAGTGCATCTGCTGCGCGCCGGGGCTTTTGCCGGAGTGGACGTTGCGCTCACGTGGCATCCGGACGATCGGAACGAGCCGGGCATGCGATCGACCCTGGCGAATGTTGGCGCGGCGGTGCGATACCGAGGGGTATCGGCCCACGCGGCCAAAGCGCCGGAAAAGGGACGTTCTTCGCTCGACGCGATTCAGCTCATGAGCCACGCGGTGGAGTTGCTGCGGGAACATGTTCCGTCCGAGACCCGCATGCATTATTACATTTCTCATGGAGGCACCGCGCCCAACGTGGTTCCGGATTTCGCGGAGTTGAAAATTACGGTGCGCCATCCGGAATCGACCGTACTGCAAAGCGTTTGGAAGAGAGTCTTGAAATGCGCTGAAGCGGGCGCGCTGGCCACGGAAACAAAACTCGAAATTGAGATTCTCGGCGCCCTTTCCAACGTGATCCCGAACGACACACTGGCGAAACTGGCCGAAGTGAATATGCAAACCGTGGGAGGGGTTCGATACGATGCGGAGGAATTACGATTCGCCGAGGCTTTGCGCGAACTCCTGCCTCCCGAAGGCAAGCCTGGTCTCGACTTGGCGGGAAAGGTTTTTCCCATTCAGGATGGTGTGACACCCTGGTCCACAGATGTCGGTGACGTGAGCTGGAATGTGCCGACGGGCGAGATCCGTGCCGCGGCGTTCGCACCGGGAGTCACGCCGCACACCTGGCAGTCCACCGCCTGCTCTGGCATGAGCATCGGGGAGAAAGGCATGAGAGTGGCGGCGAAGACGATGGCCTTGACGGCGCTCGATGTGTTTCGAGAGCCGGGTTTGGTGCAGAACGCGAAGCGCGATCTTCAACGCCGCCTCAACGGTCGAGCCTATGTGTCCATGATTCCAACG is a window encoding:
- a CDS encoding amidohydrolase, with product MVSRAGAPLCPGLSAIMKLKWTSFDPTDDPDSVRETAWPGDARLAGGGRGARVSRRRGRCSLALRTGLSALVFSLALLAASSGWSGKAMAQDWKSSVISEMDRGSAPFDALSRQIWKLAELSFEEHRSASLLADVLRKAGFSVQTHLGDMPTAFVATAGSGGPVVAFLGEYDALPGLQQEAVARKQPTGMLGAGHGCGHNLLGTAAAWAAIQTWSSLQKEGRPGTVKFFGCPAEENGCGKVHLLRAGAFAGVDVALTWHPDDRNEPGMRSTLANVGAAVRYRGVSAHAAKAPEKGRSSLDAIQLMSHAVELLREHVPSETRMHYYISHGGTAPNVVPDFAELKITVRHPESTVLQSVWKRVLKCAEAGALATETKLEIEILGALSNVIPNDTLAKLAEVNMQTVGGVRYDAEELRFAEALRELLPPEGKPGLDLAGKVFPIQDGVTPWSTDVGDVSWNVPTGEIRAAAFAPGVTPHTWQSTACSGMSIGEKGMRVAAKTMALTALDVFREPGLVQNAKRDLQRRLNGRAYVSMIPTDAKPRLPAPRP